A genomic window from Streptomyces sp. HUAS YS2 includes:
- a CDS encoding NAD(P)/FAD-dependent oxidoreductase produces MNHDVIVLGAGLAGLAAARDLAAGGADVLVVEARDRVGGRVEQTALPDGRLVQLGGEVVGSAHTAYTALVAELGLSLVPSYVAEPGALARATPEGVSAGDPPHWFGPGDDASHRKITAAFAALAATVDPDDPWSHPQATALDRLSVAGWLRDEGASPAVVRLWEIGQLALADGSYERTSLLAALRKHAAVPGVGHYEYEAWEGLRVAEGSATVALRMAAGLDGRIRTGAPVEALVVRRSGDCSVRLAGGETLTAAAVVSALPAGPLRSLAVTGVGEELLTSLHHQRHALAAKFVAAYDRPFWRDRGLSGLSECEGVLGSTWPQNEGVLSALIPPERYGVLLGTPAHLRTRELLAEIARLYGDQAHRPRAAHLRLWGTDPWTQGYVTQWAPGDVMAVGPRHGTHEPPFYVCGSDQWVAGYMEGAVRTGRGAAKEALRRG; encoded by the coding sequence ATGAACCACGATGTCATCGTGCTCGGCGCCGGACTCGCGGGACTCGCCGCCGCCCGTGACCTGGCCGCGGGCGGAGCCGACGTCCTCGTCGTCGAGGCCCGCGACCGGGTCGGCGGCCGCGTCGAGCAGACCGCGCTGCCCGACGGCCGCCTCGTCCAGCTCGGCGGGGAGGTCGTCGGCTCGGCGCACACCGCGTACACGGCCCTCGTCGCCGAACTCGGCCTCTCCCTCGTCCCCAGCTACGTCGCCGAACCCGGCGCGCTCGCCCGCGCCACGCCCGAAGGCGTCAGCGCCGGCGACCCGCCGCACTGGTTCGGCCCCGGCGACGACGCCTCCCATCGGAAGATCACCGCCGCCTTCGCCGCACTCGCCGCGACCGTCGACCCCGACGACCCCTGGTCCCACCCGCAGGCCACCGCCCTGGACCGGCTGTCCGTGGCCGGCTGGCTGCGCGACGAGGGGGCGAGCCCCGCCGTCGTGCGGCTCTGGGAGATCGGCCAGCTCGCGCTCGCCGACGGCTCGTACGAACGCACCTCGCTGCTCGCCGCGCTCCGCAAGCATGCCGCCGTCCCCGGCGTCGGCCACTACGAGTACGAAGCCTGGGAGGGCCTGCGGGTGGCCGAGGGCTCGGCGACCGTGGCCCTGCGGATGGCCGCCGGGCTCGACGGCAGAATCCGTACCGGCGCGCCCGTCGAGGCGCTCGTCGTCCGCCGCTCCGGCGACTGCTCGGTGCGCCTCGCGGGCGGCGAGACCCTCACGGCGGCCGCCGTCGTCAGCGCCCTGCCCGCCGGCCCGCTGCGCTCGCTCGCCGTCACCGGCGTCGGCGAGGAGCTCCTGACCTCGCTGCACCACCAACGGCACGCCCTCGCCGCGAAGTTCGTCGCCGCCTACGACCGCCCGTTCTGGCGCGACCGCGGGCTCAGCGGTCTGTCCGAGTGCGAAGGGGTGCTGGGCAGCACCTGGCCGCAGAACGAGGGCGTCCTGTCCGCCCTGATCCCGCCCGAGCGATACGGCGTCCTGCTCGGCACCCCCGCCCACCTGCGCACCCGCGAACTCCTCGCCGAGATCGCCCGGCTGTACGGCGACCAGGCCCACCGGCCACGCGCCGCGCACCTGCGCCTGTGGGGCACCGACCCCTGGACCCAGGGGTACGTCACGCAGTGGGCTCCGGGCGACGTCATGGCCGTCGGTCCCCGTCACGGCACCCATGAACCGCCGTTCTACGTCTGCGGATCCGACCAGTGGGTGGCCGGCTACATGGAGGGCGCCGTCCGCACCGGGCGGGGCGCCGCGAAGGAGGCCCTGCGCCGTGGCTGA
- a CDS encoding ABC transporter ATP-binding protein has protein sequence MTSQPTPPAVRLDRVGKRYPGGAGSSGGSASYAVHDIGLDIAPGEFFSLLGPSGCGKTTLLRMIGGFTDPTEGSVLLDGEDVTGLPPHRRNVNTVFQSYALFDHLSLADNVAFGLKRKGVARPEIRRRVAEMLDLVQLGDLAGRRPPTLSGGQRQRVALARALVNRPQVLLLDEPLAALDLKLRRRMQVELKQIQREVGITFLFVTHDQDEALTMSDRLAVMNAGRIEQCGTPEDVYERPTSGFTASFLGTSNLVPGTYRAGRVLLDQGPALRVGDRPGMTDGCRVSLSLRPEKIWLSDFEPGMARVTGVVRETVYSGPTTTYLIELAPGVTVHVLEQNTARSRMEDRWSGGEEVELGWRPEHCLVLD, from the coding sequence ATGACCTCGCAACCCACGCCGCCCGCCGTCCGGCTCGACCGGGTCGGCAAGCGGTACCCCGGCGGCGCCGGGAGCTCCGGCGGTTCCGCCTCCTACGCCGTCCACGACATCGGTCTCGACATAGCCCCCGGCGAGTTCTTCTCTCTGCTCGGCCCCTCCGGCTGCGGCAAGACCACCCTGCTGCGCATGATCGGCGGCTTCACCGACCCCACCGAGGGCAGCGTCCTGCTCGACGGGGAGGACGTGACCGGCCTCCCTCCCCATCGGCGCAACGTCAACACCGTCTTCCAGAGCTACGCACTCTTCGACCACCTGTCCCTCGCCGACAACGTGGCCTTCGGCCTCAAGCGCAAGGGCGTCGCCCGCCCCGAGATCCGCCGCCGGGTCGCCGAGATGCTCGACCTCGTGCAGCTCGGCGACCTGGCGGGCCGCAGGCCGCCCACCCTCTCCGGCGGCCAGCGCCAGCGCGTCGCCCTCGCCCGCGCGCTGGTCAACCGTCCGCAGGTGCTGCTGCTCGACGAGCCGCTGGCGGCTCTCGATCTGAAGCTCCGGCGCCGGATGCAGGTCGAGCTCAAGCAGATCCAGCGCGAGGTGGGCATCACCTTTCTGTTCGTCACCCACGACCAGGACGAAGCCCTGACCATGTCGGACCGCCTCGCCGTCATGAACGCGGGCCGCATCGAACAGTGCGGGACTCCGGAGGACGTGTACGAGCGTCCCACCAGCGGCTTCACCGCCTCGTTCCTCGGGACCTCCAACCTGGTCCCCGGCACCTACCGCGCCGGACGGGTGCTGCTCGACCAGGGCCCGGCGCTCCGCGTCGGCGACCGCCCCGGCATGACCGACGGCTGCCGGGTCAGCCTCTCGCTGCGCCCCGAGAAGATCTGGCTGTCCGACTTCGAGCCCGGCATGGCCCGGGTCACCGGTGTCGTCCGGGAGACCGTCTACTCCGGCCCCACCACCACGTACCTCATCGAACTGGCCCCCGGCGTCACCGTGCACGTCCTGGAGCAGAACACCGCCCGCTCCCGCATGGAGGACCGCTGGAGCGGGGGCGAGGAGGTCGAGCTCGGCTGGCGGCCCGAGCACTGCCTGGTCCTGGACTGA
- a CDS encoding GMC family oxidoreductase, with product MDVFDAVVVGSGFGGSVTAYRLAEAGLRVCVLERGKPFPPGSFPRSPHETAKNFWDPDSRLYGMYDMWSFSGMDALVSSGLGGGSLIYANVLIRKPESWFVHESFDGGYENWPVTREDLDPHYQSVETMLGARRYPFDVEPYRSTPKTLAMRQAAERLGLPWELPLLAVSFGEPPVPGAALDDGADNLHHSPRYACRLVGECDLGCNFGSKNSLDFTYLSAADRLGADIRTLCEVRSFEPVHEGFQVSYIEHRAAGDEDPSAPPVRRTVRARRLVLSAGTLGTTYLLLRNRSALPALSPALGTRFSGNGDFLGLVFKARERRQDRPGEPVPRLMEPSLGPVITSAMRVDRRGSGARDRGFYIEDAGYPEFLNWLVEHNVLTMSNRVARFLLRRGWSQLTGTARSRVGRQLGDAMGKGLFTATTLPLLGMGRDVPNGRMFLRDGNLDLDWKLTASDQYFDQMNETMERVSRSLGGRYAANPLWLLNRLITVHPVGGAPMGDTARDGVVDSFGRVYGCPGLSIADGSVLPGPVGPNPSLTIAALADRSATRIIEDHRQNSEGPS from the coding sequence GTGGACGTCTTCGATGCCGTCGTCGTGGGGTCGGGCTTCGGCGGGTCCGTGACGGCGTATCGCCTGGCCGAGGCCGGCCTCCGCGTATGCGTCCTCGAACGGGGGAAGCCGTTCCCGCCCGGGTCCTTTCCCCGCAGCCCCCACGAGACTGCCAAGAACTTCTGGGACCCGGATTCCCGGTTGTACGGCATGTACGACATGTGGAGCTTCTCGGGGATGGACGCGCTCGTGTCCAGCGGGCTGGGCGGCGGGTCGCTGATCTACGCGAACGTGCTGATCCGCAAGCCGGAGAGCTGGTTCGTGCACGAGTCGTTCGACGGCGGCTACGAGAACTGGCCCGTGACCCGTGAGGACCTCGATCCGCACTACCAGTCCGTCGAGACCATGCTGGGCGCGCGGAGGTACCCCTTCGACGTGGAGCCCTACCGGAGCACGCCCAAGACCCTCGCCATGCGCCAGGCGGCCGAGCGGCTGGGTCTTCCGTGGGAACTTCCGCTGCTGGCCGTCTCCTTCGGAGAACCTCCGGTGCCCGGCGCCGCCCTCGACGACGGCGCGGACAATCTTCACCACAGCCCGCGCTACGCGTGCAGGCTCGTCGGCGAATGCGACCTGGGATGCAACTTCGGCAGCAAGAACAGTCTGGACTTCACCTACCTCAGCGCCGCGGACCGGCTCGGGGCGGACATCCGAACCCTCTGCGAGGTCCGCTCGTTCGAACCGGTGCACGAGGGCTTCCAGGTCTCGTACATCGAGCACCGCGCCGCCGGGGACGAGGATCCGTCGGCTCCTCCCGTACGGCGGACCGTCAGGGCGAGGCGGCTGGTCCTCTCCGCCGGCACGCTCGGCACGACCTATCTGCTGTTGCGGAACCGCAGTGCCCTCCCCGCGCTCAGCCCGGCGCTGGGTACCCGTTTCTCCGGGAACGGAGACTTCCTCGGACTGGTGTTCAAGGCCAGGGAGAGGCGTCAGGACCGGCCCGGGGAGCCGGTGCCGCGCCTGATGGAGCCGAGTCTCGGGCCGGTCATCACGAGTGCGATGCGGGTGGACCGCAGGGGAAGCGGCGCGAGGGACCGGGGGTTCTACATCGAGGACGCCGGCTACCCGGAATTCCTCAACTGGCTCGTCGAGCACAACGTCCTCACCATGTCCAACAGGGTCGCGAGGTTCCTGCTGCGCCGGGGGTGGTCGCAGCTGACGGGTACCGCGCGCAGCCGTGTGGGACGACAGCTCGGTGACGCCATGGGCAAGGGGCTGTTCACCGCGACGACCCTGCCGCTGCTCGGCATGGGCAGGGACGTCCCCAACGGCCGGATGTTCCTCCGGGACGGGAATCTCGACCTCGACTGGAAACTGACCGCGTCCGACCAGTACTTCGACCAGATGAACGAGACCATGGAGCGGGTGTCCCGCAGTCTCGGCGGACGCTACGCCGCGAATCCCCTGTGGTTGCTCAACCGCCTCATCACCGTGCATCCCGTGGGCGGCGCGCCGATGGGCGACACCGCTCGGGACGGCGTGGTGGACTCCTTCGGCCGCGTGTACGGCTGCCCGGGACTGTCGATCGCCGACGGCTCGGTGCTGCCCGGACCCGTCGGCCCGAACCCCTCGCTCACCATCGCGGCGCTGGCCGACCGATCGGCCACCCGCATCATCGAGGACCACCGGCAGAACTCTGAGGGCCCCTCATGA
- a CDS encoding aminobutyraldehyde dehydrogenase: MADSLLNHIGGEDRAAATGATTELVNPATGRVHGRAPRSGRADTDAACAAAAAAYGPWSATTPADRQRALLAVADAVVAHADELTAAETADTGKPSAQFRAEELPAIADVFRFFAGAARTLPGAAAAEYAEGRTSLLRREPVGVCAQITPWNYPLMMAAWKIAPALAAGNTTVLKPADTTPSSSVLLARIAAPHLPPGVLNVVCGDRDTGRALTAHPAVALIALTGSVRAGQEIAAAAAAGLKRAHLELGGNAPVIVHEDVDVPATAAALARVAFYNAGQDCTAPTRFLVHARIHDAFVDALAGAARALRPGTDLGPLNNAAQLASVRDLLDRLPGHARIVAGGTRPARPGFFHSPTVVAGVRQDDEIVQEEIFGPVVTVQPFTDESEALRLADDVRFGLAASVWTTDHDRAMRATRALHTGIVWVNTHGTTVSEMPHGGVKHSGYGSDLSLSGLLDYTRPKHVML; encoded by the coding sequence GTGGCTGACAGCCTGCTGAACCACATCGGCGGCGAGGACCGAGCCGCCGCCACGGGCGCGACCACCGAGCTGGTCAACCCCGCCACCGGGCGCGTGCACGGCCGCGCCCCACGCTCCGGCCGCGCCGACACCGACGCCGCCTGCGCGGCCGCCGCGGCCGCGTACGGGCCCTGGTCCGCCACCACCCCGGCCGACCGGCAGCGGGCCCTGCTCGCCGTCGCCGACGCCGTCGTGGCGCACGCGGACGAGCTGACCGCCGCGGAGACCGCCGACACCGGGAAGCCGTCAGCACAGTTCCGGGCGGAGGAACTCCCGGCTATCGCCGACGTCTTCCGCTTCTTCGCCGGTGCTGCCCGCACCCTCCCGGGCGCGGCCGCGGCCGAGTACGCCGAGGGCCGCACCTCCCTGCTGCGCCGCGAACCGGTCGGCGTCTGCGCCCAGATCACGCCGTGGAACTACCCCCTGATGATGGCCGCGTGGAAGATCGCGCCGGCCCTGGCCGCCGGCAACACCACCGTTCTCAAACCCGCCGACACCACCCCCTCCTCGTCGGTACTGCTCGCCCGGATCGCGGCCCCCCACCTGCCCCCGGGCGTGCTGAACGTCGTCTGCGGCGACCGCGACACCGGCCGCGCCCTCACCGCCCACCCCGCCGTCGCCCTGATCGCGCTCACCGGCAGCGTCCGTGCCGGCCAGGAGATCGCCGCCGCGGCCGCGGCAGGCCTGAAGCGGGCCCATCTCGAACTGGGGGGCAACGCGCCTGTGATCGTCCACGAGGACGTCGACGTCCCCGCCACCGCCGCCGCCCTGGCCCGGGTCGCCTTCTACAACGCGGGCCAGGACTGCACCGCCCCCACCCGCTTCCTGGTCCACGCCCGCATTCACGACGCCTTCGTGGACGCCCTTGCCGGCGCCGCCCGCGCACTGCGCCCCGGCACCGACCTCGGCCCGCTCAACAACGCGGCCCAGCTCGCCTCGGTCCGCGACCTGCTCGACCGGCTGCCCGGCCACGCCCGGATCGTGGCCGGCGGCACACGGCCCGCGCGGCCCGGCTTCTTCCACTCCCCCACCGTCGTCGCAGGGGTACGCCAGGACGACGAGATCGTCCAGGAGGAGATCTTCGGACCCGTCGTGACCGTGCAGCCTTTCACCGACGAGTCCGAAGCGCTGCGGCTCGCCGACGACGTCCGCTTCGGACTCGCCGCGAGCGTGTGGACCACGGACCACGACCGGGCGATGCGGGCGACCAGGGCCCTGCACACCGGGATCGTGTGGGTGAACACCCACGGCACCACGGTCTCCGAAATGCCACACGGTGGAGTCAAACATTCCGGCTACGGCAGCGACCTGTCCCTCTCCGGCCTCCTCGACTACACCCGGCCCAAGCACGTGATGCTCTGA